Genomic DNA from Methanobacterium formicicum DSM 3637:
ATCTTGAAAAAAGAGGGATTAACCTTGAAATGGTGTTTTTAAGCCATTTACATTCTGACCATGCCGCTGGTGTGAGGGAACTTCCTAAAAATATTCCCTATGTAACTGGTAAGGGAGAGTATAAGGATTACCAGCCAGAAGTCCATGGTGATTTTTTAGAAGGTCTAAAAGAGTTATTTGAAATTGATTATTCTCTGGCACAGAACATGCCCTTTTTAGGACCCAGTGTGGATTTATTGGGTGATGGATCTCTATGGGCAATCCATACTCCTGGACACACCCCTGGACACAGTTCTTTCCTAGTGAATGGGGTGGATGGTCCTGTTCTCATGGCAATGGATGCTGCATTCATCCGTGAGAACCTCAAACTTGGTGTGGCTCCCATTGACTACACCGGGGATGTAGAGATGGCTCAGGAAACCCTGGAGAAGATTTTAACATTTTTAAGGTTGTATCCTCAGGTTAGGGTGGTTGCAGGTCACGAGGATTTAAAATAGTTTTAAAGTTTAAAATTATTATTCATACATCCAATGAATAACTAATAAAAATAATAAGAATTATTATTGTTTTTAATGATTGGAATAATTGATTAGCATTTTATATTGGGGTTGAAGAGAATGAAAAAACTTAATTTAGTAAGTTATTGTGGTCTTTATTGTGAAGATTGCTTTAATTACACGGGTTCCATTGCTGATTTAGCTCGGGACCTCAGGAAAGAGTTAAGAAAATCCAACTTTGATAAAGTGGTAGAAGCACTTCCCTTCAAAGAATTTGATAACTACTCTGAATGCTATGAATGTTTAGGAGGACTTGAGAACTTAAGGTGTGAAGGATGCCGGGATGGATCCAGAGCAAAGTTTTGTCATATTGCTCAGTGTGCACAGAAGAACGAATATCAAGGATGCTGGGAATGTGGTGAATTTGAAACATGCAAGGAATTTGAATTTCTTAAACCGCTCCACAAAGATGCAAATCTGAAAAATTTAAGAAAAATTAAAGAGCAAGGAGTTGAAGGTTTCCTTAATGGAAAGAGATATTGGTAAAGATCTTTCGTCCAATTCCCCCAATTCCATAATATAGTATAAATTACTTAAAAATAAGTAATAAAATGCAGCAAATACTATAAAAATTAGTATATTTGTCGTTAATATTTTCGGAAAATTGTTTTTAAAATATCTGAAATCTAAAAATACTACAATAATTAGTGCTAATAGTACATAGAATATATTTAAAATTAAATTTACCTTCTAAAATACCCCTCATATCTTTGATGGATTACACAATTGAAATTCGGATTGAATTAATACCTACTGTTTATTTTATTATGTCAAAAATCTATGTTTCTGGGTTAAGTGGTCAGAAGTTTATTTTGTTTTCCGGGCATTGTCTCTTTCTTGTGATGCTTGTTCTAGGCCCTGTTTCCAGGCTAGCAATCCCTTGAATACTTCTTCAATATCAACTTCTTTCCCATCAATAGTGGGTTTTTTGTATTCTATGGCACCTTCTGCTGAGAAATCATCTTCTGATATTAAAATTCCGAAGTCCCGTTCTATTTCAGGTTCAATAACATCCTCCAATGGGTTGTCAAGCCTTTCTTTGACATCTATTCTTAAACCCTCTAAAATATCTTCAGTATCTGAAGGTATTTCAGTGAATCCTATAACGATAATTTCCCGTTCATCAAAAGCATTTATCAAACTGTACATCTTATTCTTAGTACCAAATCCTACAGTATGATACCAAGCTTTGCGGAAATCTTCGTATGTTTTCCCATCTTTTAAGCGCCTTTTTATAATTGCCACGGTCATCATATTATCACTATTAATATATTTTGAATATAATTTGTTAAATAATTTGGTAATACTGCTGATAGTTACAATTCTATTCCAAAAAGCGTTATGCGGACATCATTGTTCTCAATGTAGGCTGGGGGCTGTTAAGATGTCTGAAAATTTTATTTAGGGTTTATATTACCTTTTATATCTAATTAGTTCCGTTTTAATAATTTTCAAAAAAGGGGTTATTTTTTTTATTTTTTCTAGATATTATTAATGAATTTTCCGATATAATTAGGACCTTTCTTTGCAAAAGTTAATGCGAACATCTTGTCTGCAGTCTAAGTGGGTTTGGCCATGAATTTTCAATATGAGAATATTAATTCATCTATATTATAATTGGAGATTATGTTGGATATTAAAACATTGTTAAGTAGAATTTTGACGTACTTTTTTAATGGCGGAGCCGATTGTACCACCAATGGCCCCTACAATTGCATATAAGATTATGACTATGGTGGCTTCTATTACTCCTGTAACTGGCCAAAGCTGTTTTCCTATGTCTCCTAACCCAATGAGGTATAAAATCAGTATGATTGATCCTCCTATAATACCACCTACCATACCGACTAGTGCTCCATGTATTGAACCGCTTTTATAACCTTCATTAACTCTGTAACCGACGATTATTGTTGCTAGGACAAATCCAATTACACCTCCAATATCCCCGGCAACTTCTCGAAGAATAAGCCATAAAATTAGTGATAACAATAAACCTCTTCTTACAGATGCCCATTTTATTTTTACCATATTGTGCCCCCTTCAAATTATGATAATAATATATTTTTGAGGTTATAAAAAAATGTAGCTTTGAAGTATCTTAGGTGTCAATGGGAAGAGTAGTAAAAACTTAATAATTAAGGGTAAGTGTTTTCGTTCTTTATCTATGATTTATGTTATAACTTACTAAT
This window encodes:
- a CDS encoding MBL fold metallo-hydrolase; amino-acid sequence: MKLVNYQYKKTSKLSWAEVFQNLRNITVHTFQTGSVIINLKGTLNPDHPRARDVEDKEIEVPILAHWIHHQEKGDFLLDVGLDSSYFKDPCGGLEGTSVDEYQQQENENIGHHLEKRGINLEMVFLSHLHSDHAAGVRELPKNIPYVTGKGEYKDYQPEVHGDFLEGLKELFEIDYSLAQNMPFLGPSVDLLGDGSLWAIHTPGHTPGHSSFLVNGVDGPVLMAMDAAFIRENLKLGVAPIDYTGDVEMAQETLEKILTFLRLYPQVRVVAGHEDLK
- a CDS encoding DUF3795 domain-containing protein translates to MKKLNLVSYCGLYCEDCFNYTGSIADLARDLRKELRKSNFDKVVEALPFKEFDNYSECYECLGGLENLRCEGCRDGSRAKFCHIAQCAQKNEYQGCWECGEFETCKEFEFLKPLHKDANLKNLRKIKEQGVEGFLNGKRYW
- a CDS encoding DUF5518 domain-containing protein: MVKIKWASVRRGLLLSLILWLILREVAGDIGGVIGFVLATIIVGYRVNEGYKSGSIHGALVGMVGGIIGGSIILILYLIGLGDIGKQLWPVTGVIEATIVIILYAIVGAIGGTIGSAIKKVRQNST